A window of the Haloarcula rubripromontorii genome harbors these coding sequences:
- a CDS encoding DUF7266 family protein, with translation MDNRALSTVVEKLLSMGIVLLYIGLVTTTLYGGTVPAYQSAVGAELGDRTLAEATARVEQAIPPDARAVSATVRVSLPETIDGAGYSIRTDGDALVLDHPHPDIGSRAQPVLPDRVDTFEGEWQAGSPTVVVVSGTQGNVTVTLEAER, from the coding sequence ATGGATAACCGCGCGCTCAGCACGGTCGTCGAGAAACTACTGAGCATGGGGATTGTGCTGCTGTACATCGGATTAGTGACGACCACACTGTACGGCGGCACTGTCCCGGCGTATCAATCCGCCGTCGGGGCGGAACTCGGCGACCGAACGCTCGCCGAAGCGACGGCCCGCGTCGAGCAGGCTATTCCGCCGGATGCTCGGGCCGTCTCGGCGACTGTTCGGGTATCGCTCCCGGAGACTATCGATGGGGCAGGATACAGTATTCGGACCGATGGGGATGCTCTCGTCCTCGACCATCCTCACCCCGACATCGGTAGCCGAGCACAGCCGGTGTTGCCCGACAGAGTCGATACCTTCGAAGGTGAATGGCAGGCGGGCAGTCCGACTGTGGTCGTTGTCTCCGGAACACAGGGGAACGTGACAGTGACACTGGAGGCGGAGCGATGA
- a CDS encoding DUF7262 family protein yields MPRAQLPLSLVEVALGTVLILGVALGFALGTPAPDRQGPQLDAYASDTAALLATDPPRHGGATRLQEIVSSPTAFDRERSALSNRVARILPDNVLFRVETPHGTVGTPTPQGVSTGTATVPTGHGSVRIIVWYA; encoded by the coding sequence ATGCCTAGAGCCCAACTGCCGCTGTCGCTCGTGGAAGTTGCTCTCGGGACAGTGCTAATTCTCGGCGTCGCACTCGGGTTTGCTCTGGGGACGCCAGCGCCGGACCGACAGGGACCGCAACTTGATGCGTACGCCTCGGACACGGCGGCCCTCCTCGCTACCGACCCGCCGCGACATGGCGGTGCGACACGACTGCAGGAGATCGTGTCGAGTCCGACGGCGTTCGACCGCGAACGGAGCGCGCTTTCGAACCGGGTCGCACGCATCCTGCCCGACAACGTTCTTTTCCGGGTCGAAACGCCGCACGGGACGGTCGGAACACCGACGCCACAGGGCGTCAGCACTGGGACTGCAACTGTGCCAACGGGACACGGAAGTGTTCGAATCATCGTGTGGTACGCATGA
- a CDS encoding SatD family protein, producing MAERWCVIVGDVIGSRSVTDREALRASLKQGVSRATDALADQTVAPFSVLKGVDEVGGVIRNPGHAYRAIRELTESIHPTAIRFAVVHGEVDVGTTASEVSEMDGPAFHKADTLLADLTENGRAVALHDPAVKSWLLSLLADQIHLLSAWKQEWTPHQASTVREYRERKSMQALADDRDVSIQAVSQTLSRAKAEMVLSTEANLEAAMTEVWE from the coding sequence ATGGCGGAACGATGGTGCGTCATCGTCGGCGATGTCATCGGGTCGCGGTCGGTCACAGACAGAGAGGCGTTGCGGGCGTCGCTTAAGCAGGGCGTGTCACGAGCGACTGACGCACTTGCCGACCAGACGGTTGCGCCGTTCTCGGTGTTGAAAGGAGTTGACGAAGTCGGGGGGGTCATCAGAAACCCCGGACATGCTTACCGCGCTATCCGGGAACTCACCGAGTCGATACACCCGACTGCGATTCGGTTTGCCGTTGTCCATGGAGAAGTTGACGTGGGGACGACAGCGAGCGAGGTTTCAGAGATGGACGGTCCCGCGTTCCACAAAGCCGATACATTGCTAGCTGACCTCACGGAGAACGGTCGGGCCGTCGCGCTACATGACCCTGCCGTGAAGTCTTGGTTGCTTTCACTGCTTGCCGACCAGATACACCTGCTGTCTGCGTGGAAACAGGAATGGACGCCACACCAGGCGTCAACCGTTCGTGAGTACCGCGAAAGAAAGAGTATGCAAGCGTTGGCTGACGACCGAGACGTATCGATTCAGGCCGTCTCACAGACGCTTTCGCGGGCAAAGGCGGAGATGGTTCTCTCGACCGAAGCAAATCTCGAAGCGGCCATGACGGAAGTATGGGAATGA
- a CDS encoding cryptochrome/deoxyribodipyrimidine photo-lyase family protein encodes MVGQESGDTLDAPRRDAIPTLESDASGTVVWHREHLRIRDQAAVARAAASEYVLPLFVFDPAFYGADGLACDSRIRFLHDCLVDLADQYHTATGRGLTYAHGDPVDVLGRFREAGWDIVTMAVPTGRYGRDRDRRVREQCDVTFVDGDGLVRDRAEARDGWQDDVSAWFSADQYDWDPSTVTSRSFDSGIDIDAVEEHYAVTPSKSDVPRGGTGPARERLSAFVERIDDYPGNISAPTDARDGTSGLSAYLAFGCLSVRQVIQYIDEHAPDGRGKEMFVSRLFWNKHYEQKLEDWPGWLDTAVNPVLEGFNAEQYDPDLVAAWKHGQTGFPMVDASMRCLKQTGWLNFRMRAMCASVYYHLLQQPWRIGADWFYHHLIDASAAINYTQWQSQCGLVGKPALRLYNPRKQVRDQDPDGEFIRRWVPELDALPDEYLDRPEGTPVHVQASCGVDIGEDYPHPVVDYDAARQAFRRRYESVRADAADALSDPTVARRASFSGGREAAARIAAEHGTDASNGTGNDGTQTSLDAFGDE; translated from the coding sequence ATGGTGGGACAGGAGTCGGGCGACACGCTGGATGCCCCGCGGCGAGACGCGATTCCAACGCTTGAGAGCGATGCATCCGGCACAGTCGTCTGGCATCGTGAGCACCTTCGGATTCGCGATCAGGCCGCGGTAGCGAGGGCTGCGGCGTCCGAGTACGTACTCCCGCTGTTCGTGTTCGACCCGGCGTTCTACGGCGCGGACGGTCTCGCCTGTGACAGCCGCATCCGGTTCCTGCACGACTGTCTGGTCGACCTCGCAGACCAGTATCACACCGCGACTGGTCGCGGACTTACCTACGCCCACGGGGACCCGGTGGACGTGCTGGGGCGGTTCCGCGAGGCTGGCTGGGACATCGTGACGATGGCCGTTCCGACCGGACGCTACGGTCGGGACCGGGACCGCCGCGTACGAGAACAGTGTGATGTGACTTTCGTCGACGGCGACGGCTTGGTCCGTGACCGAGCGGAGGCTCGCGACGGGTGGCAGGACGACGTGTCGGCGTGGTTCTCCGCTGACCAGTACGACTGGGACCCGAGCACGGTCACTTCACGGAGCTTCGACAGCGGTATCGACATCGACGCGGTCGAAGAACACTACGCAGTCACACCGTCGAAATCCGACGTTCCCCGCGGCGGGACCGGCCCGGCGCGCGAGCGGCTGTCGGCGTTCGTCGAGCGCATCGACGACTACCCGGGTAACATCTCCGCGCCGACGGACGCCCGAGACGGGACCAGCGGGCTTTCGGCGTATCTCGCCTTTGGCTGTCTCTCCGTGCGGCAGGTCATCCAGTACATCGACGAACACGCGCCCGACGGCCGCGGGAAAGAGATGTTCGTTTCGCGGCTGTTCTGGAACAAACACTACGAGCAGAAGCTCGAAGACTGGCCCGGCTGGCTCGACACGGCGGTGAATCCGGTGTTGGAGGGGTTCAACGCGGAGCAGTACGATCCCGATCTGGTGGCCGCCTGGAAGCACGGCCAGACCGGGTTCCCGATGGTCGACGCCTCGATGCGGTGTCTCAAGCAGACGGGCTGGCTCAACTTCCGGATGCGGGCAATGTGTGCGTCGGTGTATTACCATCTGCTCCAGCAGCCCTGGCGGATCGGCGCGGACTGGTTCTACCACCACCTCATCGACGCGTCTGCGGCGATCAACTACACTCAGTGGCAGTCCCAGTGCGGACTGGTCGGCAAGCCGGCCCTTCGGCTGTATAATCCCCGCAAGCAGGTCCGGGACCAGGACCCGGACGGCGAATTCATCCGCCGGTGGGTGCCCGAACTCGACGCGCTTCCCGACGAGTACCTCGACCGACCCGAGGGGACGCCGGTCCACGTGCAGGCGTCCTGTGGCGTCGATATCGGCGAGGACTACCCGCACCCGGTCGTCGACTACGACGCGGCCCGACAGGCGTTTCGCAGGCGGTACGAGTCAGTACGTGCCGACGCTGCCGACGCCCTGAGCGATCCGACTGTCGCACGCCGCGCCTCCTTCTCCGGCGGCCGCGAGGCCGCTGCACGTATCGCCGCGGAACACGGGACGGATGCGTCGAACGGCACCGGAAACGACGGGACTCAGACAAGCCTCGACGCCTTCGGCGACGAATAG
- a CDS encoding nucleotide-binding protein codes for MVEVFAVASGKGGTGKTTSTVALGMALSDRYDVTVVDADTGMANLLFHAGLSDAETTLHDVLAADAPVEAATYDRFGLTVVPCGTSLDGFRDADPARLRDVVATLAEDTDIILLDSPPALDSRTAVLPIVLADRIVVVLQPTIPAISDGLKVQEYATTYDTDVAGLLFNKVRASESIEQVSEKTERYFDGPTLASVPESERAREARRAGRPLLAHAPECEAATAYRAAAEALTVQNGTAADAADRFQSAVIPESL; via the coding sequence ATGGTCGAAGTGTTCGCGGTCGCCAGTGGGAAGGGCGGGACTGGCAAGACGACGAGCACCGTCGCCCTCGGGATGGCGCTGTCCGACCGCTATGACGTGACCGTCGTCGACGCAGACACGGGAATGGCAAATCTCCTCTTTCACGCCGGACTCTCCGATGCCGAGACGACGCTGCACGACGTACTAGCTGCTGACGCACCGGTCGAGGCAGCCACCTACGACCGGTTCGGGCTGACGGTCGTTCCCTGTGGCACGAGCCTCGACGGCTTCAGGGACGCCGACCCGGCCCGGCTCCGAGACGTGGTTGCGACACTTGCAGAAGACACAGACATCATCCTGCTGGACTCGCCGCCGGCGCTCGACAGCCGAACCGCCGTCCTTCCGATCGTGCTGGCCGACCGTATCGTGGTCGTCCTCCAGCCGACGATCCCCGCCATCTCGGACGGGCTAAAGGTCCAGGAGTACGCGACGACCTACGACACGGACGTAGCGGGGCTCCTGTTCAACAAAGTTCGTGCGTCAGAGTCTATCGAGCAGGTTTCGGAGAAGACTGAGCGGTACTTCGACGGGCCGACGCTCGCGTCGGTTCCTGAGAGCGAGCGAGCCCGCGAGGCACGCCGTGCTGGACGGCCGCTCCTTGCACACGCTCCCGAATGCGAGGCCGCAACGGCCTATCGGGCGGCCGCCGAGGCGCTCACAGTCCAGAACGGGACAGCCGCCGACGCCGCCGACCGGTTCCAGAGCGCCGTCATCCCTGAGTCACTATGA
- a CDS encoding DUF7261 family protein: MTRRGQLVLVAATVIAVALVPIVLASLQLGYHDDVRATADYDNDPSADALRVLERAVATESAPLPSQYAWTANESAVTAVRTGLGPRLDRLQTSRIEAGVHYNITYNGTAARQWKDENCPSGPARQFGDCAADRGVVAQDRVGRTHVLAVSFDVTTTTERGETTVTVVLETSGRSSR, translated from the coding sequence ATGACCCGGCGTGGACAGCTCGTACTCGTTGCGGCCACGGTCATCGCTGTAGCGCTGGTCCCAATCGTGCTCGCCTCGCTCCAACTGGGCTATCACGACGACGTTCGTGCGACGGCCGACTACGATAACGACCCGTCTGCTGACGCGCTTCGAGTCCTTGAGCGAGCCGTGGCAACCGAGAGCGCGCCCCTCCCGAGCCAATACGCCTGGACCGCGAACGAGTCGGCGGTGACGGCCGTTCGAACTGGACTGGGACCTCGGCTTGACCGACTCCAGACATCCCGCATCGAGGCCGGTGTCCATTACAATATAACTTACAACGGTACTGCCGCACGGCAGTGGAAAGACGAAAACTGTCCGTCGGGACCGGCCCGCCAGTTCGGGGACTGTGCCGCCGACCGCGGCGTCGTCGCGCAGGACCGCGTGGGTCGCACGCATGTTCTCGCCGTCAGCTTCGATGTGACGACAACAACCGAACGTGGCGAAACCACCGTCACCGTGGTTCTGGAAACCAGTGGTCGGTCCTCGCGGTGA
- a CDS encoding DUF7263 family protein, translating into MTVSNHRSDDTMRAQTSLPALGVALVLLTVVTGMGVAMADTAITGADRTPDERRVAAATADRLVAADGPLAARSNVLNQSLVDSFDRAALERSAPPASEYAVSVELADEEIARSGTVYSGTRITRLVVVESREPRTLSPDLATTDAVTLPRRSAQATVTVDPPAGTTVWTVRANDRVVLHNRSGLNGSYEVSLVPYETTELRFQRAGRLEPGNVTVEYDAPRSTKETLVVTVDA; encoded by the coding sequence ATGACCGTGTCGAACCATCGTTCTGACGACACCATGCGCGCCCAGACATCGCTCCCAGCGCTTGGTGTCGCGCTCGTGCTCCTGACCGTTGTCACTGGCATGGGCGTCGCAATGGCCGATACCGCGATTACCGGTGCGGATAGGACCCCCGACGAGCGACGGGTCGCTGCCGCGACTGCTGACCGGCTCGTCGCGGCGGATGGACCGCTGGCCGCCCGGAGCAATGTCCTCAATCAATCCCTGGTAGATAGTTTCGACCGTGCGGCGCTGGAGCGGAGCGCACCGCCGGCCAGTGAGTACGCGGTCAGCGTCGAGTTGGCTGACGAGGAAATCGCACGCAGTGGTACAGTTTACAGCGGGACACGAATCACCCGTCTCGTCGTGGTCGAGTCTCGGGAACCACGGACACTCTCACCCGACCTGGCGACGACCGATGCGGTGACGCTCCCTCGCCGGAGCGCACAGGCCACAGTAACTGTCGACCCGCCGGCGGGCACGACCGTCTGGACGGTCCGCGCTAACGACCGGGTCGTCCTGCACAACCGGAGTGGGTTGAACGGCAGCTACGAGGTCTCGCTGGTGCCCTACGAGACGACGGAACTGCGCTTCCAGCGCGCCGGCCGCCTCGAACCCGGCAACGTGACTGTAGAGTACGACGCCCCGCGGTCGACGAAAGAAACCCTGGTGGTGACCGTCGATGCCTAG
- a CDS encoding HTH domain-containing protein, whose translation MSPPGREIQYTESDVIEVFKHRNDYAEPLTASEVADRLGCSRRTALNKLHDLESETDITSKKVGGRSRVWWIPVRAD comes from the coding sequence ATGTCTCCGCCTGGACGGGAGATCCAGTACACTGAATCGGACGTTATCGAGGTGTTCAAACACCGAAACGATTACGCGGAGCCACTCACGGCATCAGAGGTAGCGGACAGACTCGGCTGTTCGCGCCGGACGGCACTGAACAAACTCCACGACCTCGAATCAGAGACGGATATCACGAGCAAGAAAGTCGGTGGACGGTCACGGGTGTGGTGGATCCCGGTCCGGGCAGACTGA
- a CDS encoding cobyric acid synthase: protein MAHTLLVAGTASHVGKSTVAAGLCRYLADRAVSVAPFKAQNMSNNARATPGGEVGVSQYVQARAAGVAPSTDHNPVLLKPRGDGESQLVLDGEAVGHFEARGYYDDHWDDALETARAAHDRLAQAHDVIVAEGAGSIAEINLHDRDLANVETARFADADVLLVADIERGGVFASLVGTLELVPEDIRDQVAGAVITKFRGDRSLLDPGIDEFEDRTGVPVVGVIPYDDPGLPEEDSVALPPVGERAVVGDGDGVADDESVTVAVPRLPRISNFTDLQPLAREPGVRVAYVPPGAALDDADAVVLPGSKNTVDDLRALTDTGFGDRLRAFDGPVVGLCGGYQMLGEAITNAAVEGTGDADRVEGLGLLPVTTEFSEAKTVEHVRRELNGVGPLSGAGGTVEGYEIHMGDSTLTDTVAHPFDGDGAATDSVLGTYLHDLFVNDTARDAFVRNTFESAGIALPEATERADSDPYERAAGLIRDHVDLGPFGLPDR from the coding sequence ATGGCCCACACGCTGCTGGTCGCCGGGACGGCCAGCCACGTCGGCAAGTCGACCGTCGCGGCCGGGCTCTGTCGCTATCTGGCCGACCGTGCTGTTTCGGTCGCGCCGTTCAAGGCCCAGAACATGAGCAACAACGCCCGGGCGACGCCGGGCGGCGAGGTCGGCGTCTCGCAGTACGTTCAGGCCCGTGCAGCCGGCGTCGCGCCGTCGACCGACCACAACCCGGTGCTGTTGAAACCGCGGGGCGACGGCGAGTCACAGCTCGTGCTGGACGGCGAGGCGGTCGGGCACTTCGAGGCCCGGGGCTACTACGACGACCACTGGGATGACGCGCTGGAGACCGCCCGCGCGGCCCACGACCGGCTCGCACAGGCTCACGACGTGATTGTTGCCGAGGGGGCCGGCTCCATCGCCGAGATAAACCTCCACGACCGCGACCTGGCGAACGTCGAGACGGCCCGCTTCGCCGACGCCGACGTGCTGTTGGTCGCCGACATCGAGCGCGGCGGCGTCTTCGCCTCGCTCGTCGGGACGCTCGAACTCGTCCCCGAGGACATCCGGGACCAGGTGGCCGGCGCGGTCATCACGAAGTTCCGCGGTGACCGCTCGCTGCTGGACCCGGGCATCGACGAGTTCGAGGACCGGACCGGCGTCCCCGTCGTCGGCGTGATTCCCTACGACGACCCGGGCCTCCCTGAGGAGGACAGCGTCGCGCTGCCGCCGGTCGGCGAGCGAGCCGTCGTCGGCGACGGTGACGGCGTTGCTGACGACGAAAGCGTCACCGTTGCGGTCCCGCGACTCCCGCGTATCTCGAACTTCACCGACCTCCAGCCGCTCGCCCGCGAACCCGGCGTCAGAGTCGCGTACGTTCCACCCGGTGCCGCCCTCGATGACGCCGACGCGGTGGTTCTGCCGGGGAGTAAGAACACGGTCGATGATCTGCGAGCGCTTACCGACACTGGATTCGGGGACCGGCTCCGGGCGTTCGACGGACCCGTTGTCGGCCTCTGTGGCGGCTACCAGATGCTCGGCGAAGCGATCACGAACGCCGCGGTCGAGGGGACCGGCGACGCGGACCGCGTCGAGGGGCTTGGGTTGCTCCCGGTGACAACAGAATTCAGCGAGGCGAAGACCGTCGAACACGTCCGGCGGGAACTGAATGGTGTCGGCCCGCTCTCCGGGGCGGGCGGGACCGTCGAGGGCTACGAGATCCATATGGGCGACTCGACACTGACGGATACGGTAGCCCACCCGTTCGACGGCGACGGAGCGGCGACCGACAGCGTTCTGGGAACATACCTCCACGACCTCTTCGTCAACGACACTGCCAGAGATGCCTTTGTGCGAAACACCTTCGAGAGTGCTGGTATCGCCCTGCCAGAGGCAACCGAACGAGCCGACAGCGACCCGTACGAACGAGCGGCTGGGCTCATCCGCGACCACGTCGACCTGGGACCGTTCGGACTGCCGGACCGATGA
- a CDS encoding DUF7289 family protein, producing the protein MKRDTDAQSHVVGVVLLLGLTVVALGGLTAVVGTVVDGHTATANEARVANTFETTFRPVEQTGHQTARVRFTDGRLTTVERELRVRNDSGVQRTVPIDAVIYDSGDDRVRFLAGSVVRGTAGNAWLETDPPVTATRDDTAVIVGAPIVNASGGTVSGTGGVSASIRQNVSHEREQLPADNYSVAIETTTPRPFTDYFQRVGATTRVRDIDGDGVQSVVATFPGRRTLYLVRHDMRTEVGHG; encoded by the coding sequence TTGAAACGCGATACCGACGCCCAGTCACACGTTGTCGGCGTGGTGTTGCTGCTGGGGCTGACCGTTGTCGCGCTCGGTGGGTTGACGGCCGTCGTCGGGACTGTCGTCGATGGCCACACTGCAACCGCCAACGAGGCCCGCGTCGCTAACACGTTCGAGACGACGTTCCGACCAGTGGAGCAGACAGGCCACCAGACGGCCCGTGTTCGGTTTACTGACGGGCGGCTGACCACAGTCGAACGAGAGCTCCGAGTCCGCAACGACTCTGGCGTCCAGCGAACGGTCCCCATCGACGCAGTGATCTACGATTCCGGCGACGACCGTGTCCGTTTTCTCGCCGGGAGTGTCGTCCGCGGGACCGCGGGGAACGCGTGGCTCGAAACGGACCCGCCGGTAACGGCGACACGGGACGACACAGCGGTCATCGTCGGCGCACCGATTGTCAACGCCAGCGGCGGCACAGTGTCTGGAACCGGCGGTGTGTCCGCGAGCATCCGCCAAAACGTCAGCCACGAACGCGAACAACTCCCGGCTGACAACTACAGCGTGGCTATCGAGACGACGACGCCACGGCCGTTCACCGACTATTTCCAGCGTGTCGGTGCAACCACGCGAGTCAGGGACATTGACGGTGATGGCGTCCAGAGCGTCGTGGCGACGTTTCCGGGCCGCCGGACGCTGTATCTTGTCCGCCACGATATGCGGACGGAGGTGGGCCATGGATAA
- a CDS encoding type II secretion system F family protein, with the protein MTTEGGGTLGLLDRGLYALFAHHAEDDRHASTRDRYRAAYPSAGFGVYVARVYGLSWIALCVGVIGTATIAMLVPPATFDSFVAVLQQSLPIINRLALPEVPRLLVATILGTVAGLTLKRGVFVAGNRYLSWVASARRADIAATLPGAVRYLRVLASGTHDRREMLRAVAEQDAYGETAVAFRRALNQGILTGSLDTGIERVASETPSRDLLAPFLLKFREHANQSAEALEGYLEMEGRLLSHEQSRQHERATGYLELLAELFVVLLVLPALVVLIVTVMGILAPGLSEPVATPLGETTVRAIVVYGSAAFVMAAGLLAAFVVATLRPRNTAAPSYGLPDGPVAILTSIPSNPASALLACMPLGVVVAAGLWSLGYRPVNVALLSYTTVGVPVGLVTVRRARADDAKDREIQDFVHAVAGHVALGRPFPEAVRRVADDVELGALASDVQSLAFTLSLGDSPGDAAADRRAAALDQFVGRVGTPMAEQTIGLVVGALDTGSDAEDVFETLQTEIGQLYHLRKSIRSALLVYVAVGWTTALLVIGITVAVNVYVLDSFAQLSSVSGGANIAFDPSAIKPVREQHRFYVVTQATMLACGWFAGTASRGAYEALLHSSGLVLVAYVVFAGAGLI; encoded by the coding sequence GTGACGACTGAGGGAGGCGGGACACTCGGCTTGCTCGACCGGGGCCTGTACGCCCTGTTCGCCCACCACGCCGAGGACGACCGCCACGCAAGCACGCGCGACCGCTACCGGGCCGCCTATCCAAGCGCCGGCTTCGGCGTCTACGTCGCCAGAGTGTACGGACTCTCGTGGATAGCGCTCTGTGTCGGTGTTATCGGAACTGCCACGATAGCGATGCTCGTGCCCCCGGCGACCTTCGACTCGTTCGTCGCGGTGCTCCAGCAGAGTCTTCCGATCATCAATCGGCTGGCGCTACCAGAAGTCCCTCGGCTTCTCGTGGCCACTATTCTCGGAACGGTCGCTGGACTCACGCTCAAACGGGGCGTGTTCGTCGCCGGCAACCGGTATCTCTCGTGGGTCGCAAGCGCGCGGCGTGCGGACATCGCAGCGACGCTCCCCGGCGCCGTCCGCTACCTCAGAGTTCTCGCTTCCGGTACCCACGACCGGCGCGAGATGCTCCGCGCCGTTGCCGAACAGGACGCCTACGGTGAGACGGCGGTCGCCTTCCGACGCGCGCTTAACCAAGGCATCCTCACCGGTAGTCTCGACACCGGTATTGAGCGAGTCGCCAGCGAGACACCTTCACGAGACCTGCTGGCCCCGTTTCTGCTCAAGTTCCGCGAACACGCGAATCAGAGCGCCGAGGCGCTTGAGGGATATCTGGAGATGGAGGGGCGCTTGCTCTCGCACGAGCAGAGCCGACAACACGAGCGGGCGACTGGCTATCTCGAACTGCTCGCGGAGTTGTTTGTCGTGTTGCTGGTGTTACCCGCGCTCGTTGTACTCATCGTTACTGTCATGGGAATTCTCGCGCCCGGCCTCTCCGAGCCTGTTGCGACGCCACTGGGCGAAACGACCGTTCGCGCGATCGTCGTCTACGGGAGCGCGGCGTTCGTGATGGCCGCCGGGTTGCTGGCGGCGTTCGTCGTTGCGACGCTCCGCCCGCGGAACACGGCCGCCCCGAGCTATGGCCTGCCGGATGGCCCCGTCGCAATACTCACGTCGATTCCCTCAAACCCTGCAAGTGCACTCCTCGCCTGCATGCCGTTGGGTGTGGTCGTTGCGGCGGGCCTCTGGTCACTGGGCTACCGTCCGGTCAACGTCGCGCTTCTTTCGTATACCACCGTCGGCGTCCCCGTCGGTTTGGTAACGGTCCGCCGGGCCAGAGCGGATGACGCGAAAGACCGGGAGATACAGGACTTCGTTCACGCCGTCGCCGGCCACGTCGCGCTGGGCCGCCCGTTTCCAGAGGCGGTCCGACGTGTCGCCGACGACGTGGAACTCGGTGCGCTCGCCAGCGATGTCCAGTCGCTCGCGTTCACGCTTTCGCTCGGTGACAGTCCCGGCGACGCCGCGGCTGACAGGCGGGCCGCGGCACTCGACCAGTTCGTCGGCCGCGTCGGGACGCCGATGGCCGAACAGACCATCGGGCTGGTCGTCGGCGCGCTGGATACGGGAAGCGATGCGGAGGATGTGTTCGAGACGCTCCAGACAGAGATAGGGCAACTCTACCATCTGCGGAAATCCATCCGGTCAGCCCTGCTCGTCTACGTTGCGGTCGGTTGGACGACGGCGTTGCTCGTCATCGGCATTACCGTCGCTGTCAACGTCTACGTCCTCGATAGCTTCGCACAACTGTCGTCGGTCTCTGGCGGTGCGAACATCGCCTTCGACCCAAGCGCGATCAAACCCGTCCGGGAGCAACACCGATTCTACGTCGTCACGCAGGCGACGATGCTGGCCTGTGGTTGGTTCGCCGGCACGGCGAGCCGCGGCGCCTACGAAGCGCTGTTGCACTCCTCGGGGCTGGTACTCGTCGCATATGTCGTCTTCGCGGGGGCTGGTCTGATTTGA
- a CDS encoding helix-turn-helix transcriptional regulator — MAEGPDDTVFEDCKYLTGSPQRFAVLAQLRERPARPTDLCDSVDATRTTIQRILAGFSERQWVVKRDGEYRLTVTGQRVFDRYRALVSEVEQARAAGPLAAHLGPVAADLPVDLLEPDCLTTSSEQNPLAAVNRFTDWIHEVEGDVRAISPIVTSVFNDAAVELLETGTHIEFIIDHSVLERSASDFSDALERGLEHENITTYVHDTALDIGLALDRSRVCLAAYDDRNNVRAIAESDVTAVYRWAETVFDRYMERSEPLAAVLPVQENNP, encoded by the coding sequence ATGGCGGAAGGTCCGGACGACACCGTCTTCGAGGATTGCAAGTACCTTACCGGGTCACCACAGCGGTTCGCGGTGCTGGCCCAGCTCCGGGAGCGTCCCGCACGACCCACCGACCTGTGTGATTCAGTGGATGCGACTCGAACCACAATCCAGCGGATACTCGCGGGGTTTTCCGAGCGCCAGTGGGTCGTCAAACGGGACGGTGAGTACCGACTTACCGTGACAGGACAGCGGGTGTTCGACCGGTACAGGGCGCTCGTCAGCGAGGTCGAGCAAGCCCGGGCGGCCGGTCCGCTGGCCGCCCACCTCGGACCTGTCGCGGCGGACCTGCCTGTGGACCTGCTGGAGCCTGACTGTCTCACGACGAGTTCCGAGCAGAATCCGCTGGCCGCGGTCAATCGGTTCACAGACTGGATACACGAAGTCGAGGGTGACGTTCGGGCCATCTCACCTATCGTAACGTCAGTGTTCAACGACGCCGCAGTGGAACTCCTCGAAACAGGGACGCATATCGAGTTCATTATCGACCACAGCGTGCTCGAACGGTCCGCGTCCGATTTCTCGGACGCACTGGAGCGTGGCCTCGAACACGAGAACATCACCACGTACGTCCACGACACCGCGCTTGATATCGGCCTCGCGCTGGACCGGTCGCGAGTCTGTCTGGCGGCCTACGACGACCGGAACAACGTCCGGGCGATAGCGGAATCCGACGTGACAGCGGTGTATCGCTGGGCCGAGACGGTGTTCGACCGATATATGGAGCGATCAGAACCGCTCGCAGCAGTCCTGCCTGTACAAGAAAACAATCCGTGA